One genomic window of Glycine soja cultivar W05 chromosome 9, ASM419377v2, whole genome shotgun sequence includes the following:
- the LOC114425166 gene encoding photosystem I reaction center subunit XI, chloroplastic-like produces the protein MAAASPMASQLKSTFTRTLVAPKGLSASSPLHLVPSRRQFSFTVKAIQSEKPTYQVIQPINGDPFIGSLETPVTSSPLIAWYLSNLPAYRTAVSPLLRGIEVGLAHGYLLVGPFVKAGPLRNTEIAGQAGSLAAGGLVVILSLCLTIYGISSFNEGAPSTAPSLTLTGRKKEPDQLQTADGWAKFTGGFFFGGISGVIWAYFLLYVLDLPYYIK, from the exons ATGGCAGCTGCTTCCCCAATGGCAAGCCAACTCAAGTCCACCTTCACTAGGACTCTTGTAGCTCCCAAGGGCCTCTCTGCCTCTTCACCACTTCACCTCGTGCCTTCTAGAAGGCAATTTAGCTTCACTGTTAAGGCCATCCAATCAGAGAAG CCAACCTATCAAGTGATTCAGCCAATCAACGGTGACCCATTCATTGGAAGCCTGGAAACCCCAGTTACATCCAGCCCTTTGATCGCATGGTACTTGTCCAACCTGCCCGCATACAGAACCGCAGTGAGCCCACTACTAAGAGGGATCGAGGTGGGCCTGGCCCACGGATACCTTCTGGTGGGCCCATTCGTGAAGGCCGGGCCTCTTAGGAACACCGAGATCGCCGGGCAAGCGGGCTCTCTGGCCGCCGGTGGGCTTGTGGTGATCCTCAGCCTTTGCCTCACAATCTATGGGATTTCATCCTTCAACGAAGGAGCCCCATCCACTGCTCCGTCGCTGACCTTGACGGGCCGCAAGAAGGAGCCCGATCAGCTCCAAACTGCTGATGGGTGGGCCAAGTTCACCGGAGGCTTCTTCTTCGGAGGCATTTCGGGTGTTATTTGGGCCTACTTCCTCCTCTACGTCTTGGACCTTCCATACTACATCAAATGA
- the LOC114367393 gene encoding CRIB domain-containing protein RIC4-like: MRQRMERLVILPFSAGCISEASVAVGVPYPRRSKPDTNAPPPTIKRSKSVEDSEILSGESMKNSLRLLDVVPKPNLSNGFNRLVKGFKNISQLFVEKDEFEEVEIDMEIGCPTDVQHVTHIGWDGIATSAADPIMKGWDALIPHELLSLSSSQSLQHHQDLPNLDAKHDDSPN, encoded by the exons ATGAGACAGAGAATGGAAAGGCTTGTCATTCTTCCTTTCTCTGCTGGTTGCATCTCTGAGGCCAGTGTTGCTGTTGGTGTTCCATATCCAAGAAGATCAAAACCAGACACCAATGCACCACCTCCTACAATAA AGAGGTCTAAAAGCGTCGAGGATTCAGAGATTTTGTCCGGAGAAAGCATGAAGAACTCGTTGAGGCTGCTAGATGTTGTTCCGAAGCCTAACCTATCCAACGGCTTCAATAGGCTGGTCAAGGGTTTCAAGAATATTTCTCAATTGTTTG TGGAAAAAGATGAGTTTGAAGAAGTGGAAATAGACATGGAAATAGGGTGCCCAACAGATGTGCAGCATGTGACACACATTGGTTGGGATGGCATTGCAACTTCTGCTGCTGACCCCATCATGAAGGGATGGGATGCTCTCATTCCTCATGAGCTCCTCTCTCTATCTTCCTCTCAATCTTTACAGCACCACCAAGACCTTCCTAATTTGGACGCAAAACATGATGATTCTCCTAATTAA
- the LOC114367066 gene encoding putative pentatricopeptide repeat-containing protein At3g23330 yields the protein MSFSKGPSLVATLIFMGLGSLCPRIYANHVFLVSVINYHISTTTPFYLRWLQSCSLFHSTISNGPPPLGTLHALSVKNGSLQTLNSANYLLTLYVKSSNMDHARKLFDEIPQRNTQTWTILISGFSRAGSSEVVFKLFREMRAKGACPNQYTLSSVFKCCSLDINLQLGKGVHAWMLRNGIDADVVLGNSILDLYLKCKVFEYAERVFELMNEGDVVSWNIMISAYLRAGDVEKSLDMFRRLPYKDVVSWNTIVDGLMQFGYERQALEQLYCMVECGTEFSVVTFSIALILSSSLSLVELGRQLHGMVLKFGFCRDGFIRSSLVEMYCKCGRMDNASIVLKDVPLDFLKNGNAGVTCKELKAGIVSWGLMVSGYVWNGKYEDGLKTFRLMVRELVVVDIRTVTTIISACANAGILEFGRHVHAYNHKIGHRIDAYVGSSLIDMYSKSGSLDDAWTIFRQTNEPNIVFWTSMISGCALHGQGKQAICLFEEMLNQGIIPNEVTFLGVLNACCHAGLLEEGCRYFRMMKDAYCINPGVEHCTSMVDLYGRAGHLTETKNFIFENGISHLTSVWKSFLSSCRLHKNVEMGKWVSEMLLQVAPSDPGAYVLLSNMCASNHRWDEAARVRSLMHQRGIKKQPGQSWIQLKDQIHTFIMGDRSHPQDEEIYSYLDILIGRLKEIGYSFDVKLVMQDVEEEQGEVLISHHSEKLAVVFGIINTANRTPIRIIKNLRICTDCHNFIKYASQLLDREIILRDIHRFHHFKHGGCSCGDYW from the coding sequence ATGAGCTTTTCAAAGGGTCCTAGTTTGGTGGCAACACTTATTTTTATGGGTCTTGGATCATTATGTCCTCGGATATACGCCAACCATGTCTTTCTAGTTTCAGTGATCAATTATCACATTTCTACCACCACTCCATTTTACCTTCGTTGGCTCCAATCATGTTCCTTATTTCACTCCACCATATCCAATGGCCCACCGCCACTGGGTACCCTTCATGCCCTCTCCGTCAAGAACGGCTCTCTTCAAACTTTGAACTCGGCTAACTACCTTTTAACTCTGTATGTCAAATCCAGCAACATGGACCATGCCCGGAAGCTGTTTGATGAAATTCCCCAGAGAAATACTCAAACATGGACCATCCTTATATCGGGTTTTTCCCGAGCTGGCTCTTCAGAGGTGGTCTTTAAGCTTTTCAGAGAAATGCGGGCAAAGGGTGCTTGTCCAAACCAATATACCTTGTCCAGTGTCTTCAAGTGTTGTTCACTTGACATCAATCTTCAATTGGGCAAGGGAGTCCACGCGTGGATGCTCAGAAATGGGATTGATGCAGATGTTGTGCTGGGGAACTCTATTCTTGATCTTTACTTGAAATGCAAGGTTTTTGAGTACGCGGAAAGGGTGTTTGAGTTGATGAATGAGGGTGATGTCGTGTCGTGGAATATAATGATCAGTGCATATCTGCGTGCAGGAGATGTGGAGAAGTCTCTTGACATGTTCAGGAGATTGCCTTACAAGGATGTTGTGAGTTGGAATACGATTGTGGATGGGTTGATGCAATTTGGTTATGAAAGACAGGCATTGGAACAACTCTATTGTATGGTGGAATGTGGGACTGAGTTCTCTGTGGTCACTTTCTCCATAGCTCTTATTTTGTCTTCCTCTTTATCACTCGTGGAGCTTGGGAGGCAACTTCATGGGATGGTCTTAAAATTTGGCTTTTGTAGAGATGGTTTTATAAGGAGTTCACTTGTAGAAATGTACTGTAAGTGTGGCAGAATGGATAATGCATCTATTGTTCTCAAAGATGTTCCTTTagattttctgaaaaatggGAATGCTGGAGTTACTTGCAAGGAACTGAAAGCAGGGATAGTTTCATGGGGTTTAATGGTTTCTGGTTATGTTTGGAATGGGAAGTATGAAGATGGTTTGAAAACTTTCAGGTTAATGGTTCGTGAACTGGTTGTAGTGGATATTCGAACTGTTACAACCATTATTTCTGCTTGTGCTAATGCTGGAATTTTGGAATTTGGAAGGCATGTGCATGCTTACAATCACAAAATTGGGCATAGAATAGATGCTTATGTTGGCTCTTCCTTAATTGATATGTATTCTAAATCTGGTAGCTTGGATGATGCATGGACGATATTCAGACAAACCAATGAACCAAACATTGTCTTTTGGACTTCAATGATATCTGGCTGTGCGCTACATGGTCAAGGAAAGCAAGCAATTTGTCTTTTTGAAGAAATGTTGAATCAAGGAATTATACCAAATGAGGTTACTTTTCTAGGGGTTTTAAATGCATGCTGCCATGCAGGGCTGCTTGAAGAAGGCTGTAGATATTTTAGGATGATGAAAGATGCTTATTGCATCAATCCCGGAGTTGAACACTGTACTTCTATGGTTGATCTTTATGGTCGAGCAGGTCACTTAACTGAGACAAAGAACTTCATTTTTGAAAATGGTATCTCTCACTTAACTTCTGTGTGGAAATCATTTTTATCGTCTTGTCGGCTTCATAAAAATGTTGAAATGGGAAAGTGGGTTTCTGAAATGCTACTTCAAGTTGCACCATCTGATCCAGGAGCCTACGTTTTGCTATCAAATATGTGTGCTTCTAACCATAGATGGGATGAGGCTGCCAGAGTAAGGAGTTTAATGCATCAAAGAGGGATCAAGAAGCAGCCCGGTCAATCTTGGATTCAACTAAAGGATCAAATCCATACTTTCATCATGGGAGATAGGTCTCACCCTCAAGATGAGGAGATATATTCATATCTGGACATTTTAATTGGAAGGTTGAAGGAAATTGGATATTCCTTTGATGTGAAACTGGTCATGCAGGATGTAGAAGAAGAACAAGGGGAAGTACTTATTAGTCATCACAGCGAAAAACTTGCAGTTGTCTTTGGAATCATTAACACTGCCAATAGGACCCCAATTCGAATCATAAAGAACCTCCGCATTTGCACAGATTGCCATAACTTCATTAAATATGCTTCTCAGCTTCTAGATcgtgaaataattttaagagaTATTCATAGGTTCCATCATTTTAAGCATGGTGGTTGCTCTTGTGGAGATTATTGGTGA
- the LOC114425167 gene encoding GDT1-like protein 3: MAPNFDNRRFVLALRIFLLLSLFFNLSPTFAQDSLVQNAKEDSGESVDLGRRAKIALNGIENDSILSLGLDSTGPGLFDAFFASFSMILVSEIGDETFIIAALMAMRHPKSIVLSGALSALIIMTVLSTGLGRIVPNLISRKHTNSAATVLYAFFGLRLLYIAWRSSDSKSSQKKEMEEVEEKLDGGQGKTSVRRFFSRFCTPIFLESFILTFLAEWGDRSQIATIALATHKNAIGVAVGATIGHTICTSLAVVGGSMLASKISQRSVATVGGLLFLGFSVSSYFYPPL, encoded by the exons ATGGCTCCGAACTTCGACAATCGAAGATTCGTTCTCGCTCTTCGcattttccttctcctctccTTATTCTTCAACCTCTCACCGACCTTCGCTCAG GATTCTCTCGTGCAGAACGCGAAGGAAGATTCCGGCGAATCTGTGGATCTCGGTCGCCGCGCCAAA ATTGCATTGAATGGTATAGAGAATGATTCGATCCTTTCTCTTGGCTTGGACTCCACCGGTCCTGGACTCTTCGACGCATTTTTCGCGAGTTTTTCGATGATCCTTGTCAGTGAG ATTGGGGATGAGACGTTTATAATAGCAGCTCTCATGGCTATGCGTCACCCTAAGTCAATTGTCTTGTCTGGTGCGCTCAGTGCTCTGATTATAATGACA GTACTTTCTACAGGGCTTGGCAGGATTGTGCCTAATTTGATTTCTAGGAAGCATACAAATAGTGCTGCTACAG TTCTTTATGCTTTCTTTGGGTTAAGGTTACTGTACATTGCATGGAGATCATCAGATTCAAAATCCTCACagaagaaagaaatggaagaa GTTGAAGAAAAACTGGATGGTGGACAAGGGAAAACTTCAGTTAGGCGCTTCTTTTCAAGATTTTGTACACCAATATTTTTGGAG tcttttattttaacattCCTTGCTGAGTGGGGTGACCGTAGCCAGATAGCGACAATTGCA CTGGCAACCCACAAAAATGCAATTGGAGTAGCAGTTGGGGCCACTATAGGACACACCATCTGTACCTCTCTGGCTGTAGTGGGAGGAAGCATGCTGGCATCTAAGATTTCCCAACGCTCAGTAGCCACTGTTGGTGGCTTGCTCTTCCTCGGATTTTCTGTATCTTCATATTTCTACCCGCCTCTATGA